The following proteins are co-located in the Apis mellifera strain DH4 linkage group LG9, Amel_HAv3.1, whole genome shotgun sequence genome:
- the LOC726765 gene encoding dynein regulatory complex protein 11 isoform X2, with amino-acid sequence MSNITYNELWKSAQIALEELLQVDTNLQNAKPQKDRKKIHNTISELYVRYIIIYNKLELCYDQIIQPQKRLLIKKMLVSCLGRILELKHELVEIDISEYNYFDDILIKLNVTPQEIEIQIPRYFKRERLQEIKEKRNYIENTLKNMGILDKTIIPKKMTELEAIRLIQAHERARQDRLKFQFMKEICQIKDKSAIKAETEIKNEPNETIAAIKIQKIWRGYLTRFKIRKRCLEEMLLIGMLQPSQEITENAKQVEKIKEERYEKQIKYQELYENLMITTKERIHKEKSAIIEENIRTEVRNWIKTYFQQTGKIPDLPSAESGGSRIIFSRQETESTISKSTAVSSKESKKSKKLKSKKDNNVEQSEDEIEQGFKSIPSNFLSELIYANQEYQEIWKNKDETMNAAQLPYLDIIENETINEVENEVRITVDQALRGDIEALQNALDRDKGFKGKRPKKSQKRIRRSTKKNKKRKEKDLTPDRTTESLFEELLTQGIIKLHKEIPLNDFKGEKSFLNYNLKEKKIESLPTFGDIRQLIAEYCILPLGDNTLRELTPLIRSVLIAGPHGSGKKMLVNAICTELGATLFDITPANIAGKYPGKSGLIMLMHLISKVSRLLQPSVIFMEGAEKPFVKKILKTDKTDPKRLKRDLPKLVKSITNEDKVILIGISSSPWDGDQKLLYQTYDKIIYIPRPDYGTMSLIWKDLLYKHSGINRQFDTTIMTKICDGFTIGTVLASINEVMTTKRIMQLRTHPLTHGELINALSSKDPVFCEEESAFLAWLSKIPINRKKQRALELELQNLKEENEKKKKKGERSS; translated from the exons atgtcaaatataacatataatgaaCTCTGGAAAAGTGCACAAATTGCTTTGGAGGAACTTCTTCAAGTGGatacaaatttacaaaatgcTAAACCGCAAAAAGATCGtaagaaaattcataatacgatttcagaattatatgtaagatatattattatttataataaattagaactGTGTTACGATCAAATAATTCAACCACAaaaacgattattaataaaaaaaatgttagttTCATGTCTCggaagaattttagaattaaaacatGAATTAGTCGAAATAGATATTTCAGAGTACAATTATTTTGatgatattctaataaaattaaatgttactccacaagaaattgaaattcaaataccCAGATATTTTAAACGCGAACGTTTACAAGAAATTAAGgaaaaacgaaattatatagaaaatactttaaaaaatatgggtATTTtggataaaacaattataccaAAAAAGATGACTGAATTGGAAGCAATAAGGCTTATAcag gCTCATGAACGTGCTAGGcaagatcgattaaaatttcaatttatgaaagaaatttgtcaaataaaagataaatctgCAATTAAAGCCGAAACAGAGATAAAAAATGAGCCGAACGAAACAATAGctgcaataaaaattcaaaaaatttggaGAGGATATCTAActagatttaaaattcgaaaaagatgTCTCGAGGAAATGTTGTTAATtg gtATGCTTCAACCGAGTCAAGAAATTACTGAAAACGCCAAACAAGTTGAAAAgatcaaagaagaaagatatgagaaacaaataaaatatcaagaattatacgaaaatttaatgattacaACTAAGGAAAGGatacataaagaaaaaagcgcTATAATAGAGGAAAATATAAGAACTGAAGTtcgaaattggataaaaaCTTATTTCCAACAAACAGGAAAAATTCCTGATTTACCATCTGCAGAAAGTGGTGGATCCAGAATCATATTTAGCAGacaa gaAACTGAAAGTACCATAAGTAAATCAACAGCAGTATCATCAAAAGAAtccaaaaaatctaaaaaattaaaatcaaaaaaagataataatgttGAACAATCAGAAGATGAAATTGAACAAGGTTTCAAATCAATCCCTTCTAATTTTCTATCAGAATTAATATATGCTAATCAAGAATATcaagaaatatggaaaaataaagatgaaacTATGAATGCAGCACAATTACCATATTTAGACATAATAGAGAATGAAACAATTAATGAAGTAGAAAATGAAGTTCGTATTACAGTTGATCAAGCACTCAGAg gcGATATTGAAGCATTACAAAATGCATTAGATAGAGATAAAGGTTTTAAAGGCAAACGCCCtaaaaaaagtcaaaaaagaattcgccgtagtacaaaaaaaaataaaaagagaaaagagaaggattTGACACCTGATAGAACAACAGAATctttatttgaagaattattaactCAAGGAATTATTAAACTTCATAAAGAAATTCCACTTAATGACTTTAAAGGcgaaaaatctttcttaaactataatttaaaagaaaagaagatagaaTCTTTGCCAACATTTG GAGATATAAGACAATTGATAGCTGAATATTGTATACTTCCTTTGGGAGACAATACTCTTAGAGAACTTACACCATTAATAAGATCCGTATTAATAGCAGGTCCACATGGTAGTGGTAAAAAAATGCTAGTAAATGCAATTTGCACAGAACTTGGAGCTACATTATTTGACATTACACCAGCTAACATTGCTGGAAAATATCCTGGTAAATCAGGATTAATTATGCTTATGCATTTGATATCAAAg gTATCTCGTTTGCTTCAACCATCAGTGATATTTATGGAAGGAGCAGAGAAaccatttgtaaaaaaaattctaaaaacagATAAAACTGATCCAAAACGTTTAAAAAGAGATCTTCCCAAGTTAGTAAAAAGTATTACAAATGAAGATAAAGTGATTCTTATTGGAATCTCAAGTTCACCATGGGATGGAGatcaaaaacttttatatcaaacttatgacaaaattatatatattcctagGCCAGATTATGGAACTATGTCTCTCATAtggaaagatttattatataaa cattCTGGAATTAATAGACAATTTGATACAACTATTATGACTAAAATTTGTGATGGTTTTACTATTGGCACTGTATTAGCATCAATTAATGAG gTAATGACTACAAAACGAATAATGCAATTAAGAACTCATCCATTGACACACggagaattaataaatgcatTGAGCTCAAAAGATCCAGTTTTTTGCGAGGAAGAATCCGCGTTTTTag cATGGCTTTCAAAAATACCtataaatcgtaaaaaacAACGAGCACTTGAATTAGAGCTTCAAaacttaaaagaagaaaatgaaaaaaagaaaaaaaaaggagaaagatcttcataa
- the LOC726765 gene encoding dynein regulatory complex protein 11 isoform X3: MGILDKTIIPKKMTELEAIRLIQAHERARQDRLKFQFMKEICQIKDKSAIKAETEIKNEPNETIAAIKIQKIWRGYLTRFKIRKRCLEEMLLIGMLQPSQEITENAKQVEKIKEERYEKQIKYQELYENLMITTKERIHKEKSAIIEENIRTEVRNWIKTYFQQTGKIPDLPSAESGGSRIIFSRQETESTISKSTAVSSKESKKSKKLKSKKDNNVEQSEDEIEQGFKSIPSNFLSELIYANQEYQEIWKNKDETMNAAQLPYLDIIENETINEVENEVRITVDQALRGDIEALQNALDRDKGFKGKRPKKSQKRIRRSTKKNKKRKEKDLTPDRTTESLFEELLTQGIIKLHKEIPLNDFKGEKSFLNYNLKEKKIESLPTFGDIRQLIAEYCILPLGDNTLRELTPLIRSVLIAGPHGSGKKMLVNAICTELGATLFDITPANIAGKYPGKSGLIMLMHLISKVSRLLQPSVIFMEGAEKPFVKKILKTDKTDPKRLKRDLPKLVKSITNEDKVILIGISSSPWDGDQKLLYQTYDKIIYIPRPDYGTMSLIWKDLLYKHSGINRQFDTTIMTKICDGFTIGTVLASINEVLEEELLFCNNVMTTKRIMQLRTHPLTHGELINALSSKDPVFCEEESAFLAWLSKIPINRKKQRALELELQNLKEENEKKKKKGERSS; encoded by the exons atgggtATTTtggataaaacaattataccaAAAAAGATGACTGAATTGGAAGCAATAAGGCTTATAcag gCTCATGAACGTGCTAGGcaagatcgattaaaatttcaatttatgaaagaaatttgtcaaataaaagataaatctgCAATTAAAGCCGAAACAGAGATAAAAAATGAGCCGAACGAAACAATAGctgcaataaaaattcaaaaaatttggaGAGGATATCTAActagatttaaaattcgaaaaagatgTCTCGAGGAAATGTTGTTAATtg gtATGCTTCAACCGAGTCAAGAAATTACTGAAAACGCCAAACAAGTTGAAAAgatcaaagaagaaagatatgagaaacaaataaaatatcaagaattatacgaaaatttaatgattacaACTAAGGAAAGGatacataaagaaaaaagcgcTATAATAGAGGAAAATATAAGAACTGAAGTtcgaaattggataaaaaCTTATTTCCAACAAACAGGAAAAATTCCTGATTTACCATCTGCAGAAAGTGGTGGATCCAGAATCATATTTAGCAGacaa gaAACTGAAAGTACCATAAGTAAATCAACAGCAGTATCATCAAAAGAAtccaaaaaatctaaaaaattaaaatcaaaaaaagataataatgttGAACAATCAGAAGATGAAATTGAACAAGGTTTCAAATCAATCCCTTCTAATTTTCTATCAGAATTAATATATGCTAATCAAGAATATcaagaaatatggaaaaataaagatgaaacTATGAATGCAGCACAATTACCATATTTAGACATAATAGAGAATGAAACAATTAATGAAGTAGAAAATGAAGTTCGTATTACAGTTGATCAAGCACTCAGAg gcGATATTGAAGCATTACAAAATGCATTAGATAGAGATAAAGGTTTTAAAGGCAAACGCCCtaaaaaaagtcaaaaaagaattcgccgtagtacaaaaaaaaataaaaagagaaaagagaaggattTGACACCTGATAGAACAACAGAATctttatttgaagaattattaactCAAGGAATTATTAAACTTCATAAAGAAATTCCACTTAATGACTTTAAAGGcgaaaaatctttcttaaactataatttaaaagaaaagaagatagaaTCTTTGCCAACATTTG GAGATATAAGACAATTGATAGCTGAATATTGTATACTTCCTTTGGGAGACAATACTCTTAGAGAACTTACACCATTAATAAGATCCGTATTAATAGCAGGTCCACATGGTAGTGGTAAAAAAATGCTAGTAAATGCAATTTGCACAGAACTTGGAGCTACATTATTTGACATTACACCAGCTAACATTGCTGGAAAATATCCTGGTAAATCAGGATTAATTATGCTTATGCATTTGATATCAAAg gTATCTCGTTTGCTTCAACCATCAGTGATATTTATGGAAGGAGCAGAGAAaccatttgtaaaaaaaattctaaaaacagATAAAACTGATCCAAAACGTTTAAAAAGAGATCTTCCCAAGTTAGTAAAAAGTATTACAAATGAAGATAAAGTGATTCTTATTGGAATCTCAAGTTCACCATGGGATGGAGatcaaaaacttttatatcaaacttatgacaaaattatatatattcctagGCCAGATTATGGAACTATGTCTCTCATAtggaaagatttattatataaa cattCTGGAATTAATAGACAATTTGATACAACTATTATGACTAAAATTTGTGATGGTTTTACTATTGGCACTGTATTAGCATCAATTAATGAGGTATTGgaggaagaattattattttgtaataat gTAATGACTACAAAACGAATAATGCAATTAAGAACTCATCCATTGACACACggagaattaataaatgcatTGAGCTCAAAAGATCCAGTTTTTTGCGAGGAAGAATCCGCGTTTTTag cATGGCTTTCAAAAATACCtataaatcgtaaaaaacAACGAGCACTTGAATTAGAGCTTCAAaacttaaaagaagaaaatgaaaaaaagaaaaaaaaaggagaaagatcttcataa
- the LOC726765 gene encoding dynein regulatory complex protein 11 isoform X1: protein MSNITYNELWKSAQIALEELLQVDTNLQNAKPQKDRKKIHNTISELYVRYIIIYNKLELCYDQIIQPQKRLLIKKMLVSCLGRILELKHELVEIDISEYNYFDDILIKLNVTPQEIEIQIPRYFKRERLQEIKEKRNYIENTLKNMGILDKTIIPKKMTELEAIRLIQAHERARQDRLKFQFMKEICQIKDKSAIKAETEIKNEPNETIAAIKIQKIWRGYLTRFKIRKRCLEEMLLIGMLQPSQEITENAKQVEKIKEERYEKQIKYQELYENLMITTKERIHKEKSAIIEENIRTEVRNWIKTYFQQTGKIPDLPSAESGGSRIIFSRQETESTISKSTAVSSKESKKSKKLKSKKDNNVEQSEDEIEQGFKSIPSNFLSELIYANQEYQEIWKNKDETMNAAQLPYLDIIENETINEVENEVRITVDQALRGDIEALQNALDRDKGFKGKRPKKSQKRIRRSTKKNKKRKEKDLTPDRTTESLFEELLTQGIIKLHKEIPLNDFKGEKSFLNYNLKEKKIESLPTFGDIRQLIAEYCILPLGDNTLRELTPLIRSVLIAGPHGSGKKMLVNAICTELGATLFDITPANIAGKYPGKSGLIMLMHLISKVSRLLQPSVIFMEGAEKPFVKKILKTDKTDPKRLKRDLPKLVKSITNEDKVILIGISSSPWDGDQKLLYQTYDKIIYIPRPDYGTMSLIWKDLLYKHSGINRQFDTTIMTKICDGFTIGTVLASINEVLEEELLFCNNVMTTKRIMQLRTHPLTHGELINALSSKDPVFCEEESAFLAWLSKIPINRKKQRALELELQNLKEENEKKKKKGERSS, encoded by the exons atgtcaaatataacatataatgaaCTCTGGAAAAGTGCACAAATTGCTTTGGAGGAACTTCTTCAAGTGGatacaaatttacaaaatgcTAAACCGCAAAAAGATCGtaagaaaattcataatacgatttcagaattatatgtaagatatattattatttataataaattagaactGTGTTACGATCAAATAATTCAACCACAaaaacgattattaataaaaaaaatgttagttTCATGTCTCggaagaattttagaattaaaacatGAATTAGTCGAAATAGATATTTCAGAGTACAATTATTTTGatgatattctaataaaattaaatgttactccacaagaaattgaaattcaaataccCAGATATTTTAAACGCGAACGTTTACAAGAAATTAAGgaaaaacgaaattatatagaaaatactttaaaaaatatgggtATTTtggataaaacaattataccaAAAAAGATGACTGAATTGGAAGCAATAAGGCTTATAcag gCTCATGAACGTGCTAGGcaagatcgattaaaatttcaatttatgaaagaaatttgtcaaataaaagataaatctgCAATTAAAGCCGAAACAGAGATAAAAAATGAGCCGAACGAAACAATAGctgcaataaaaattcaaaaaatttggaGAGGATATCTAActagatttaaaattcgaaaaagatgTCTCGAGGAAATGTTGTTAATtg gtATGCTTCAACCGAGTCAAGAAATTACTGAAAACGCCAAACAAGTTGAAAAgatcaaagaagaaagatatgagaaacaaataaaatatcaagaattatacgaaaatttaatgattacaACTAAGGAAAGGatacataaagaaaaaagcgcTATAATAGAGGAAAATATAAGAACTGAAGTtcgaaattggataaaaaCTTATTTCCAACAAACAGGAAAAATTCCTGATTTACCATCTGCAGAAAGTGGTGGATCCAGAATCATATTTAGCAGacaa gaAACTGAAAGTACCATAAGTAAATCAACAGCAGTATCATCAAAAGAAtccaaaaaatctaaaaaattaaaatcaaaaaaagataataatgttGAACAATCAGAAGATGAAATTGAACAAGGTTTCAAATCAATCCCTTCTAATTTTCTATCAGAATTAATATATGCTAATCAAGAATATcaagaaatatggaaaaataaagatgaaacTATGAATGCAGCACAATTACCATATTTAGACATAATAGAGAATGAAACAATTAATGAAGTAGAAAATGAAGTTCGTATTACAGTTGATCAAGCACTCAGAg gcGATATTGAAGCATTACAAAATGCATTAGATAGAGATAAAGGTTTTAAAGGCAAACGCCCtaaaaaaagtcaaaaaagaattcgccgtagtacaaaaaaaaataaaaagagaaaagagaaggattTGACACCTGATAGAACAACAGAATctttatttgaagaattattaactCAAGGAATTATTAAACTTCATAAAGAAATTCCACTTAATGACTTTAAAGGcgaaaaatctttcttaaactataatttaaaagaaaagaagatagaaTCTTTGCCAACATTTG GAGATATAAGACAATTGATAGCTGAATATTGTATACTTCCTTTGGGAGACAATACTCTTAGAGAACTTACACCATTAATAAGATCCGTATTAATAGCAGGTCCACATGGTAGTGGTAAAAAAATGCTAGTAAATGCAATTTGCACAGAACTTGGAGCTACATTATTTGACATTACACCAGCTAACATTGCTGGAAAATATCCTGGTAAATCAGGATTAATTATGCTTATGCATTTGATATCAAAg gTATCTCGTTTGCTTCAACCATCAGTGATATTTATGGAAGGAGCAGAGAAaccatttgtaaaaaaaattctaaaaacagATAAAACTGATCCAAAACGTTTAAAAAGAGATCTTCCCAAGTTAGTAAAAAGTATTACAAATGAAGATAAAGTGATTCTTATTGGAATCTCAAGTTCACCATGGGATGGAGatcaaaaacttttatatcaaacttatgacaaaattatatatattcctagGCCAGATTATGGAACTATGTCTCTCATAtggaaagatttattatataaa cattCTGGAATTAATAGACAATTTGATACAACTATTATGACTAAAATTTGTGATGGTTTTACTATTGGCACTGTATTAGCATCAATTAATGAGGTATTGgaggaagaattattattttgtaataat gTAATGACTACAAAACGAATAATGCAATTAAGAACTCATCCATTGACACACggagaattaataaatgcatTGAGCTCAAAAGATCCAGTTTTTTGCGAGGAAGAATCCGCGTTTTTag cATGGCTTTCAAAAATACCtataaatcgtaaaaaacAACGAGCACTTGAATTAGAGCTTCAAaacttaaaagaagaaaatgaaaaaaagaaaaaaaaaggagaaagatcttcataa
- the LOC552384 gene encoding COP9 signalosome complex subunit 3, whose protein sequence is MASALELFVNNVRTLSKQGNFRELSEIISKSTDVLIKNGQHLDNVLETLNLQEHSLGILAVLCVKFSLPNPNGANNADAYKPLFSQVQEFIIGCNGEQVRFASDIYAELCHLFTQTLVELQIPLRGIELLCRAIRKIQLFDSQLTSIHADLCQLCLLSKCFKPALEFLDIDVTGINQEEGQFDSKYFLLYYYYGGMIYTALKNYDRALYFFEVCVTTPAMAVSYIMLEAYKKYILVSLILHGKVLNLPRYTSQVVNRYMKPLGQQYQELATAYQMNSCEEVQNIITKYQQLFTRDHNMGLVKQVLSYLYKKNIQRLTKTFLTLSLSDVASRVQLSGPADAEKYILNMIEDGEIFATINQKDGMVVFHDDPEKYNSPQMLAKLEKEMAACMELDKRVLEMEEEVVLTPQYVRKACGQNDQDDQTAGPAPTNVTNVQGQSKHSNYSM, encoded by the exons ATGGCATCAGCATTGGAgctatttgtaaataatgtgCGGACACTCTCAAAACAAG GTAATTTTAGGGAGCTATccgaaataataagtaaaagtaCAGatgttctaataaaaaatggacAACACTTAGATAATGTTTTGGAAACCTTAAATTTGCAAGAACATTCATTAGGTATTTTGGCAGTACTATGTGTAAAATTTTCACTGCCTAATCCTAATGGTGCAAACAATGCTGATGCTTATAAACCATTATTTAGTCAGGTTCaggaatttattattggttGTAATGGAGAACAAGTTAGATTTGCTTCTGATATat atgCCGAATTATGTCATTTATTTACTCAAACATTGGTTGAATTACAAATACCATTGCGTGGTATTGAACTTTTATGCCGTGCAATACGTAAAATACAACTATTTGATAGTCAGCTTACTTCAATACATGCAGATCTTTGTCAACTATGTCTTCTTTCTAAGTGTTTTAAGCCAGCACTTGAATTTCTTGATATAGATGTTACTGGTATCAATCAAGAAGAAGGACAGtttgattcaaaatattttttactttattattattatggtgGTATGATATATAcagcattaaaaaattatgacagagcattatatttttttgaagtatGTGTAACAACACCTGCCATGGCAGTTAGTTATATTATGTTAGAGgcctacaaaaaatatattttggtcTCTTTAATACTGCAtggaaaagttttaaatttacctAGGTACACAAGTCAAGTGGTTAATAGGTACATGAAACCATTGGGTCAACAGTATCAAGAATTAGCTACAGCTTATCAAATGAATAGTTGTGAAGAagtgcaaaatattattaccaaGTATCAACAATTATTTACAAGAGACCATAATATGGGATTGGTGAAACAAGTGTTgagctatttatataaaaagaacatACAAAGGTTgacaaaaacttttttaactcTTAGCTTAAGTGATGTGGCTAGCAGAGTTCAATTGTCTGGACCTGCTGatgcagaaaaatatatattaaacatg atagaaGATGGTGAGATTTTTGCAACAATCAATCAAAAAGATGGTATGGTAGTATTTCATGATGAtccagaaaaatataattcgccACAAATGTTGGCAAaactagaaaaagaaatggcaGCGTGTATGGAATTGGATAAACGAGTTCTTGAAATGGAGGAAGAAGTTGTTCTTACACCTCAATATGTTCGAAAAGCTTGTGGACAAAATGATCAAGATGATCAAACAGCTGGTCCTGCTCCAACAAATGTAACAAATGTGCAAGGTCAATCTAAACATAGCAACTATTCCATGTAA
- the Nrk1 gene encoding nicotinamide riboside kinase (The RefSeq protein has 1 substitution compared to this genomic sequence): protein MSSKKWFVIGISGTTCSGKTSVATQLHEKLKNSIVLHQDNYFLSKDDPRHVLVKELNHFNWELITSMDMEKMYSDILQLIESFPNESNPSEMINKNILILDGFLLFKCKVISNLCDRKYFITLNKEQCWERRKERKYDPPDVPGYFEKVVWPEYIKHKDELMKDNDLYNTITFIDGSKSKKEIFEIIFNEIKKLLS, encoded by the coding sequence atgtcttCAAAAAAATGGTTTGTAATTGGTATTTCGGGTACAACATGTAGTGGAAAAACTTCTGTAGCTACCCAACTTcatgaaaagttaaaaaactcAATAGTGTTACACcaagataattatttcttgtcGAAAGATGATCCACGACATGTATTGGTAAAAGaacttaatcattttaattgggAATTAATAACTAGTATGGATATGGAAAAAATGTATTcagatattttacaattaatcgaATCTTTTCCGAATGAAAGTAATCCTTCCGAAATgatcaacaaaaatatattaatattagatggatttttgctttttaaatgtaaggttatttcaaatttatgtgatcgtaaatatttcataacattAAACAAAGAACGATGTtgggagagaaggaaagaaagaaagtatgaTCCACCAGATGTTCCTggttattttgaaaaagttgtATGGCCAGAATATATAAAGCACAAAgatgaattaatgaaagaCAATGATttgtataatacaataacatTCATTGATGgatcaaaaagtaaaaaagagatatttgaaataatttttaacgaaataaaaaaattattatcataa
- the LOC552359 gene encoding active regulator of SIRT1, with the protein MSNSLVRKGLELMGCEKSIKQERKKRKHIKYKGTLDLIPPKHRILSKNDKTDLGTIFGRSSKITVYETQKKLAAQKDSTDKNIQKLLILSNNRIDPNTTNKLLERALKKKYIPKVKKPKESETTAFTEEDFKKFEKEYMDQ; encoded by the exons atgtcaaattCGCTTGTAAGAAAAGGACTTGAGTTAATGGGTTGTGAAAAAAGCATAAAACAAG aaagaaagaaaagaaaacatataaagtataaaggtACACTGGATCTAATCCCTCCAAAACACAggatattatctaaaaatgataaaacag atcttGGTACAATTTTTGGACGATCAAGTAAAATAACTGTCTATGaaactcaaaaaaaattagctGCACAAAAAGATTctacagataaaaatatacagaaaCTTTTAATACTTAGTAATAATCGTATTGATCCAAATACAACAAATAAG ttATTAGAGAGAgccttgaaaaagaaatatattccaaAAGTAAAGAAACCTAAAGAATCTGAAACTACTGCATTTACTGAAGAAGATTTCAAAAAGTTTGAGAAAGAATATATGGatcaataa